The following coding sequences lie in one Thermomicrobium sp. 4228-Ro genomic window:
- the nrdR gene encoding transcriptional regulator NrdR, with product MKCPYCGARDARVIDSRELNGGESIRRRRECSACGRRFTTYERVEPVWLMVVKRDGRREPFDVGKLREGLRLALKKRPVSPDAIDRIVATVERELQSLGTTEVTSTQIGEIVLRELKQLDEVAYIRFASVYRRFADLEDLRREMEALGWRPQPVPVTDEAH from the coding sequence GTGAAGTGCCCGTATTGCGGTGCCCGTGACGCACGGGTGATCGATTCGCGCGAATTGAACGGTGGCGAAAGCATCCGGCGACGCCGGGAATGCAGTGCCTGTGGCCGTCGGTTCACGACCTATGAACGGGTCGAACCGGTCTGGCTGATGGTGGTCAAGCGGGACGGTCGTCGCGAGCCATTCGACGTCGGCAAGTTGCGTGAGGGGCTGCGACTGGCGCTGAAGAAGCGCCCGGTTTCGCCGGATGCGATCGATCGGATCGTCGCGACGGTCGAGCGCGAGTTGCAGAGTCTCGGAACCACCGAGGTGACCAGCACGCAGATCGGTGAGATCGTGCTTCGCGAGCTGAAGCAGCTCGACGAGGTGGCGTACATTCGTTTCGCGTCGGTCTATCGGCGCTTCGCGGATCTCGAGGATCTGCGACGGGAAATGGAAGCGCTCGGATGGCGGCCTCAGCCGGTGCCCGTGACGGACGAAGCCCACTGA
- the murB gene encoding UDP-N-acetylmuramate dehydrogenase → MPARAERDRTVRVGSHELRVRVQEPLARYTTFRIGGPADYLVRASDRPTLELALEWAEQERLPVTVIGGGSNLLVRDGGIRGLVIVFRAAGEALDGAIQLAADDGATMLTLPATAPLSWVGHRTSELGLAGLEWAAGLPGVVGGAVVNNAGAHGGAIGDVLADVELYDLVDRRVLHWTRDALAPRYRMTELKAQPRPRRYVVLGARVRLVPGDPARLLRTAEENARWRRQHQPTGPCAGSVFTNPPGTYAGYLIEQAGLKGFQIGRIRVSERHANFFLNLGSATAAEALALLEAVQRAVAEQFGIVLQPEIEIVGEP, encoded by the coding sequence ATGCCGGCACGCGCTGAGCGCGATCGGACTGTCCGCGTCGGGAGCCATGAGCTGCGCGTCCGGGTGCAGGAACCGCTCGCTCGCTATACGACGTTCCGGATCGGTGGGCCGGCTGACTACTTGGTGCGGGCCAGTGACCGCCCGACGCTCGAGCTCGCACTCGAGTGGGCTGAGCAAGAGCGCTTGCCCGTGACCGTCATCGGGGGTGGCAGCAACCTACTGGTGCGCGATGGCGGAATCCGGGGTCTCGTCATCGTCTTTCGTGCCGCGGGCGAAGCGCTCGATGGAGCGATCCAGCTCGCAGCGGACGACGGTGCGACCATGTTGACCCTCCCGGCAACGGCTCCCCTGTCCTGGGTCGGTCATCGGACGAGCGAGCTCGGACTGGCTGGACTCGAGTGGGCTGCTGGCTTGCCCGGCGTGGTCGGCGGTGCCGTCGTCAACAACGCCGGGGCGCACGGAGGTGCGATCGGAGACGTCCTCGCCGATGTCGAGCTGTACGATCTCGTCGACCGGCGTGTGCTGCACTGGACGCGGGACGCCTTGGCTCCGCGCTATCGCATGACCGAACTCAAGGCGCAACCGCGACCGCGCCGGTACGTCGTCCTGGGCGCTCGTGTGCGACTCGTTCCCGGTGATCCGGCGCGCTTGCTCCGGACAGCTGAGGAGAATGCGCGCTGGCGGCGACAACACCAGCCCACCGGGCCGTGTGCAGGTTCCGTCTTCACCAACCCGCCGGGAACGTACGCTGGATACCTCATCGAGCAGGCGGGGCTCAAGGGGTTCCAGATCGGCCGGATCCGGGTGTCGGAGCGGCATGCCAACTTTTTCCTCAACCTCGGTAGCGCGACAGCGGCCGAAGCGCTCGCGCTCCTCGAGGCGGTACAGCGTGCGGTGGCCGAGCAGTTCGGGATCGTCCTGCAACCGGAAATCGAGATCGTGGGGGAGCCGTGA
- a CDS encoding cell division protein FtsQ/DivIB codes for MTGVPPRPRRRRVRHALASGVLTGRILALLLLIGGGVLLVGFLEGEQYRVRTVVVNGNRLAFADTVIRDSGVLGLSVFRVDTQAVAQRLVQHPAIARATVRVYYPDTVAIDLVEREPASVWMTREGSWLVDREGLVIGSGDQDGVPHVDVEGGLALQPGGRVPSTVAKALPVVVERYADRLARLEYRSADGFVLVFTGGERVVLGDAERFAEQLAVLDAILTRKDRWLHLDLRDPDRPVLWTVSP; via the coding sequence GTGACGGGGGTACCGCCACGGCCGCGTCGCCGACGTGTCCGGCACGCGCTCGCGAGTGGCGTGCTCACGGGCCGCATCCTGGCACTGCTGCTGCTCATCGGGGGCGGAGTGCTCCTGGTCGGTTTCCTCGAGGGCGAGCAGTATCGCGTGCGTACCGTCGTCGTCAACGGAAATCGCCTTGCGTTCGCTGACACCGTCATCCGAGACAGCGGGGTATTGGGCCTCTCGGTGTTTCGAGTCGACACGCAGGCCGTGGCGCAGCGCCTGGTCCAGCATCCGGCGATCGCCCGGGCGACCGTGCGGGTCTACTATCCTGACACTGTCGCGATCGATCTCGTCGAGCGCGAACCAGCGAGCGTCTGGATGACGCGTGAGGGGAGCTGGCTCGTCGATCGGGAGGGGCTGGTGATCGGGAGCGGTGACCAGGATGGTGTCCCGCACGTCGACGTCGAGGGCGGCCTCGCTTTGCAGCCCGGCGGACGTGTCCCCAGCACGGTCGCAAAGGCGTTACCGGTGGTCGTCGAGCGGTACGCTGACCGTCTGGCAAGACTCGAGTACCGCTCGGCCGATGGCTTCGTTCTCGTCTTCACCGGTGGCGAGCGCGTCGTACTGGGTGATGCTGAGCGCTTCGCTGAGCAGCTCGCCGTGCTCGACGCGATTCTGACGCGGAAGGACAGGTGGTTGCATCTGGATCTCCGTGACCCCGATCGGCCCGTACTGTGGACAGTGAGTCCGTGA
- the trxA gene encoding thioredoxin, whose protein sequence is MARTVTVSDETFEQEVVRSPVPVLVDFWAPWCGPCRMIAPILEEIAEEKTGKLKVAKVNVDENMQVAMQHGISSIPTLILYKNGKPVERMIGAMPKQRLLQQIEKHL, encoded by the coding sequence ATGGCCAGGACGGTAACGGTCAGTGACGAGACGTTCGAACAGGAAGTCGTACGCTCGCCGGTTCCGGTTCTCGTCGACTTCTGGGCCCCCTGGTGCGGCCCATGCCGGATGATCGCTCCCATCCTCGAGGAGATCGCCGAGGAGAAGACCGGCAAGCTCAAGGTGGCGAAGGTAAACGTCGACGAGAACATGCAGGTGGCGATGCAGCACGGTATCAGCAGCATCCCGACCTTGATCCTCTACAAGAATGGCAAGCCGGTGGAGCGTATGATCGGCGCGATGCCGAAGCAGCGCTTGCTGCAGCAGATCGAGAAGCACTTGTAA
- the ftsZ gene encoding cell division protein FtsZ, which yields MSSMFENHHEDELIHSFARIKVIGVGGGGGNAVNRMIEAGVQGVEFIAVNTDAQALLKSLAPITVRIGDKLTKGLGAGGRPDIGERAAEESVDVLAEIVRGADMVFIAAGMGGGTGTGASPVIARLAREAGALTVGVVTRPFDFEGAKRRRIADEGIAVLKEHVDALITIPNQRLVSMVDPKTPFSEAFRIADDVLRQGIQGISDLITRPGLINLDFADVKTILRDAGTALMAIGRGTGENRCVDAARAAVESPLLEMSIEGATRVLYNIAGGPDLSMAEVNEAAELIRSMVDEEAEIIFGTTEPDEAMGRDVTITLIAAGFTGAGAQRRPRTAERRFRPEPTIRPSAPPRTPILDDDEWAEPSILRFLRER from the coding sequence ATGTCCAGCATGTTCGAAAACCATCACGAGGACGAACTCATTCACTCCTTCGCCCGTATCAAGGTGATCGGTGTCGGGGGTGGTGGCGGGAACGCGGTCAACCGGATGATCGAGGCGGGCGTACAGGGTGTCGAGTTCATCGCCGTCAATACCGATGCCCAGGCTCTCCTCAAGTCGCTGGCCCCTATCACGGTACGGATCGGCGACAAGTTGACCAAGGGGCTGGGTGCCGGAGGGCGACCCGACATCGGTGAACGCGCCGCTGAGGAGAGCGTCGACGTCCTGGCCGAGATCGTCCGCGGTGCCGACATGGTCTTCATCGCTGCCGGGATGGGTGGCGGGACCGGTACGGGCGCATCACCAGTCATCGCCCGTCTGGCACGCGAGGCGGGAGCGCTCACCGTCGGCGTGGTGACGCGCCCGTTCGACTTCGAGGGGGCGAAGCGGCGCCGGATCGCCGATGAGGGAATCGCTGTCCTCAAGGAGCACGTCGATGCCCTGATCACGATCCCGAACCAGCGGTTGGTCTCGATGGTCGACCCCAAGACGCCGTTTTCCGAGGCATTCCGGATCGCTGACGACGTGCTTCGGCAAGGCATCCAGGGGATCTCCGATCTGATCACGAGGCCTGGACTCATCAATCTCGATTTCGCCGACGTGAAGACGATTCTCCGCGATGCCGGTACGGCTCTGATGGCGATCGGTCGTGGGACGGGCGAAAACCGTTGCGTCGATGCAGCGCGGGCAGCTGTGGAGAGCCCGCTGCTCGAGATGAGCATCGAGGGTGCGACGCGCGTGCTCTACAACATCGCTGGTGGGCCTGACCTTTCGATGGCGGAGGTGAACGAAGCGGCAGAACTCATCCGCTCGATGGTCGACGAGGAGGCCGAGATCATCTTCGGCACGACCGAGCCGGACGAGGCGATGGGCCGCGACGTCACGATCACCCTCATCGCTGCCGGCTTCACTGGCGCCGGTGCCCAGCGCCGCCCGCGCACGGCCGAGCGCCGCTTCCGGCCGGAACCGACGATACGGCCGAGTGCACCGCCGCGGACGCCGATCTTGGACGACGACGAGTGGGCGGAGCCGTCGATCCTGCGTTTCCTGCGCGAGCGCTGA
- the mraY gene encoding phospho-N-acetylmuramoyl-pentapeptide-transferase gives MELFELLRSRSVLPRDPGENLALSLALSGVAFVITVGIGKPYIAWLRRHNIGKQIRVEGPEGHQTKLGTPTMGGFLFTVPVIVLTVLFNLAGRLSMLLPLGVLMGTAVLGAVDDRLTLVTTQRGGLTARFKMAWLLLFSLVAALVLHFLLGLRSIYIPFLGKYEIGLWYIPIAVIAIAGTANAVNLTDGLDTLAGGTAAVAFTAYGIIAFLQGQIQVVTFCFTMVGAVLGFLWYNAHPAQVFMGDTGSLALGAALATAAFMTGQWLLLPVIGIVFVAEALSVMLQVAYFKLTGGKRLFRMAPLHHHFELLGWSETQITMRFWLVSMMAGLLGIALALV, from the coding sequence ATGGAGCTGTTCGAGTTGCTGCGGTCGCGCAGCGTGCTGCCGCGCGATCCTGGGGAAAACCTGGCGCTTTCGCTCGCGCTCTCTGGTGTCGCGTTCGTCATCACGGTGGGAATCGGGAAACCGTACATCGCATGGTTGCGACGACACAATATCGGCAAGCAGATCAGGGTCGAGGGGCCGGAGGGACATCAGACCAAGCTCGGTACACCCACGATGGGTGGCTTCCTGTTCACCGTGCCGGTGATCGTGCTCACGGTTCTCTTCAACCTGGCCGGTCGGCTATCGATGTTGCTGCCGCTCGGTGTGCTGATGGGTACAGCAGTGCTGGGTGCCGTCGACGACCGCCTGACGCTCGTCACGACGCAACGCGGGGGACTGACGGCACGTTTCAAGATGGCCTGGCTCTTGCTCTTCTCCCTGGTCGCAGCCCTGGTCTTGCACTTCCTGCTCGGGCTGCGCAGTATCTACATCCCCTTCCTGGGCAAGTACGAGATCGGTCTCTGGTACATCCCGATCGCGGTCATCGCGATCGCCGGGACGGCGAACGCGGTCAATCTGACCGATGGACTCGATACGCTCGCTGGGGGGACGGCAGCAGTCGCCTTCACCGCGTACGGCATCATCGCGTTCTTGCAGGGGCAGATTCAGGTCGTCACGTTCTGTTTCACCATGGTCGGTGCAGTACTCGGTTTCCTCTGGTACAACGCGCATCCGGCACAGGTCTTCATGGGCGATACGGGTTCGCTCGCGCTCGGGGCTGCCCTGGCGACTGCGGCCTTCATGACTGGACAGTGGCTGCTCCTGCCCGTGATCGGAATCGTCTTCGTCGCCGAAGCGCTTTCCGTCATGTTGCAGGTGGCGTACTTCAAGCTGACCGGTGGCAAGCGGCTGTTCCGGATGGCACCGCTCCATCACCATTTCGAACTCTTGGGGTGGTCGGAGACACAGATCACGATGCGCTTCTGGCTGGTCAGCATGATGGCCGGCCTTCTGGGCATCGCCCTGGCGCTCGTCTGA
- the ftsW gene encoding putative lipid II flippase FtsW, with the protein MRSLARRITQLLALPAPPRTLHEPDLALLLTLLALAAFGLVMVFSASVGSDTSYAIRHAIWLTLGAVAAVVTTALDYRVWRRLAVPALLAAVALLLVVLVPGIGDTRLGAQRWIDLGPLSFQPSEVAKLALVLYLASWLASKGDGIRRFGHGVVPFVVLLGALVGLTILQPDLGTSMILVFVGFAMFFAAGAAVSHFALLGASGMAAALVLALGASYRRERLLVFLSSDQELFDPNGLFRTLGWQIAQARLAFGGGGWFGVGLGAGRQKFQWLPHAHNDAIFAVIGEELGVIGCSVVLLLFLLFAWRGLSVARRAPDRFGALLAVGITSWIVGQALVNVGGITSTLPFTGIPLPFVSYGGSALVSSLLATGILLSVSRATLPRGAEQPVERPARVPVGRHPSLTPALRSFGRERRRRSTPRGGRLPR; encoded by the coding sequence GTGAGATCGCTCGCCCGCCGGATCACCCAGCTGCTGGCATTACCTGCCCCTCCGCGCACGCTCCACGAGCCTGACCTCGCGCTCCTGTTGACTCTTCTCGCGCTCGCAGCCTTCGGTCTGGTGATGGTCTTCAGTGCCAGCGTCGGGAGCGACACCAGCTACGCGATCCGCCACGCGATCTGGCTCACGCTCGGCGCAGTCGCCGCGGTGGTGACGACAGCGCTCGATTACCGCGTATGGCGGCGGCTGGCCGTGCCGGCGTTGCTCGCCGCTGTCGCGCTCCTCCTGGTCGTGCTCGTACCGGGAATCGGCGATACGCGCCTAGGAGCCCAACGGTGGATCGACCTCGGACCGCTCTCGTTCCAGCCGTCGGAGGTCGCCAAGCTGGCGCTCGTCCTGTACCTGGCGAGCTGGCTCGCTTCCAAGGGTGACGGCATCCGGCGTTTCGGGCACGGGGTGGTTCCCTTCGTCGTCCTGCTCGGGGCGCTGGTCGGCCTGACGATCCTGCAGCCGGATCTGGGCACCTCGATGATTCTCGTGTTCGTCGGTTTCGCGATGTTCTTCGCGGCGGGTGCAGCGGTCTCGCACTTCGCTCTGCTCGGTGCCAGCGGGATGGCAGCAGCGCTGGTGCTGGCGCTCGGAGCGTCGTACCGCCGCGAGCGACTCCTCGTCTTCCTGAGTTCCGACCAGGAGCTCTTCGATCCGAACGGTCTCTTCCGGACGCTCGGCTGGCAGATCGCGCAAGCACGTCTGGCGTTCGGGGGTGGAGGCTGGTTCGGTGTCGGACTCGGGGCCGGACGGCAGAAGTTCCAGTGGCTCCCGCACGCGCACAACGATGCGATTTTCGCGGTGATCGGCGAGGAGCTGGGGGTCATCGGCTGTTCGGTCGTCCTCCTGCTCTTTCTGCTCTTCGCCTGGCGCGGTCTCAGTGTTGCCCGGCGCGCACCCGATCGGTTCGGTGCGCTCCTAGCGGTCGGCATCACGAGCTGGATCGTCGGCCAGGCGCTGGTCAATGTGGGTGGCATCACGTCGACCCTGCCGTTCACGGGGATTCCGTTGCCATTCGTGAGCTACGGTGGCTCTGCCCTGGTGAGTTCGCTCCTGGCGACCGGCATCTTGCTCAGCGTGTCGCGCGCGACGCTGCCGCGCGGTGCCGAGCAGCCGGTCGAACGGCCGGCCCGCGTGCCAGTGGGCCGCCATCCCTCGCTGACGCCGGCGCTCCGCTCGTTCGGTCGTGAGCGCCGGCGCCGGAGCACACCGCGCGGCGGGAGGTTGCCCCGATGA
- a CDS encoding D-alanine--D-alanine ligase family protein, producing the protein MSRKLRVAVVFGGHSGEHDVSLRSAQAILRHIDRERFEPVPIGITRDGQWLVGGDPLRELAAQSRLPLEGADGSESGCASGSTGARVLAVPEPFWSGEVDVVFPVLHGPYGEDGTIQGMLELAGLPYVGCGVLASAVAMDKPTAKRLFTSAGLDQARWLVFTWHEWERERSALIEHIERELGFPCFVKPANLGSSVGVSKVRDRPELVAAVELANRYDRRILVEEGIDARELEVSVLGNEEPVASIVGEIVPSREFYDYEAKYIDTGSQLLIPAPISPDQAETVRRMAIEAFRVIDGAGMARVDFFLERPTGRILINEVNTIPGFTAISMYPKLWEASGLCFRDLITRLIELALERHREQRRRRSA; encoded by the coding sequence ATGAGCAGGAAGCTCCGCGTCGCTGTTGTCTTCGGAGGCCATTCGGGCGAGCACGACGTGTCGCTGCGCTCGGCGCAGGCCATCCTCCGGCATATCGACCGTGAGCGCTTCGAACCGGTTCCGATCGGTATCACCCGTGATGGACAGTGGCTCGTTGGGGGTGACCCGCTGCGGGAGCTCGCTGCCCAGAGCCGGCTGCCGCTCGAAGGCGCGGATGGTTCGGAGTCAGGGTGCGCGTCCGGCTCGACGGGGGCGCGCGTGCTCGCCGTTCCGGAGCCGTTCTGGTCGGGAGAAGTCGATGTCGTTTTCCCTGTCCTGCACGGCCCCTATGGAGAAGACGGGACGATTCAGGGGATGCTGGAGCTCGCTGGTCTCCCGTACGTCGGTTGTGGCGTGCTCGCCTCCGCTGTCGCGATGGACAAACCGACCGCCAAGCGGCTCTTCACCAGTGCTGGCCTCGACCAGGCACGTTGGCTCGTCTTCACCTGGCACGAGTGGGAGCGCGAGCGATCCGCCCTCATCGAGCACATCGAGCGAGAACTCGGCTTTCCGTGCTTCGTCAAGCCAGCCAACCTGGGCTCGAGCGTCGGCGTGAGCAAGGTGCGCGACCGGCCAGAGCTGGTAGCAGCGGTCGAGCTGGCGAATCGGTATGACCGGCGCATCCTCGTCGAGGAAGGGATCGATGCGCGGGAGCTCGAGGTGAGCGTGCTCGGTAACGAGGAACCGGTGGCGTCGATCGTCGGCGAGATCGTGCCGAGTCGCGAGTTCTACGATTACGAGGCCAAGTACATCGATACTGGCTCGCAACTGCTCATACCGGCACCGATCAGCCCTGACCAAGCCGAAACGGTTCGGCGAATGGCGATCGAAGCCTTCCGGGTCATCGACGGAGCGGGGATGGCACGGGTCGACTTTTTCCTGGAGCGGCCGACCGGTCGCATCCTGATCAACGAGGTGAACACGATTCCGGGCTTCACGGCGATCTCCATGTATCCCAAGCTCTGGGAGGCGTCGGGGTTGTGTTTTCGGGATCTGATCACGCGACTGATCGAACTGGCACTGGAGCGACACCGGGAGCAGCGACGGCGACGGTCGGCGTGA
- the murD gene encoding UDP-N-acetylmuramoyl-L-alanine--D-glutamate ligase has protein sequence MTDTARLDLRGKRVLVMGLGTRSGGLGVTRWLVEQGAEVTVTDLRSAEELRPSLEALRGLPVRFVLGEHRREDFARHEIVVRNPAVPRESPWLAIARDAGARIEMEMTLFFRACPAPIIGVTGTKGKTTTATLCAGILRQWRPDTVLAGNLGRSALEALPAIRSDTPVVLELSSWQLEGLDEHGMSPHIAVLTTISPDHLDRYPSFAAYVEAKRAIARHQRPTDWFVVNRDDPVAWSCRAAGAARVVPFGRDDGAREGAFWQGDRLIWRFAGDEVELLHRSEFPLAGLHAVYDALAAAAAALLRGAAPPHARLGLATAQPVPHRLERVATLAGVEFINDTAATAPAAVLAALEAFAGRPIVLIGGGAAKGVALDELARVVAARTEAVVLLDGTATAGYEAALRQHGARVFGPYRSMDEAVRQAATLAPPGGVVLLSPGCASFGLFRDEFHRGEAFRAAVARLVEERGGAR, from the coding sequence ATGACCGACACAGCACGGCTCGACCTGCGTGGGAAGCGTGTCCTGGTGATGGGGCTCGGTACCCGATCGGGTGGCCTGGGAGTGACGCGCTGGCTGGTCGAGCAGGGAGCCGAGGTGACCGTGACCGATCTCCGTTCAGCTGAGGAGCTGCGGCCGAGCCTGGAGGCGCTCCGCGGTCTCCCTGTCCGGTTCGTCCTCGGGGAGCACCGTCGGGAAGATTTCGCGCGTCACGAGATCGTCGTGCGGAATCCGGCCGTGCCGCGCGAGTCGCCCTGGCTCGCGATCGCGCGCGACGCTGGAGCCCGGATCGAGATGGAAATGACGTTGTTCTTCCGGGCCTGCCCGGCACCGATCATCGGCGTGACTGGAACGAAGGGAAAGACGACGACCGCGACGCTCTGCGCCGGCATCTTGCGCCAGTGGCGGCCCGATACCGTGTTGGCTGGGAACCTCGGGCGCTCGGCACTCGAAGCGTTACCAGCGATCCGCTCCGATACACCGGTCGTGCTGGAACTCTCGAGCTGGCAGCTGGAGGGGCTCGACGAGCACGGAATGAGTCCGCACATCGCAGTCTTGACCACCATCTCGCCGGATCATCTCGACCGGTACCCCTCGTTCGCGGCGTACGTCGAGGCCAAGCGGGCGATCGCTCGCCACCAGCGGCCGACCGACTGGTTCGTGGTCAACCGCGACGATCCGGTCGCCTGGTCGTGCCGTGCTGCTGGAGCAGCGCGAGTGGTGCCGTTCGGCCGGGACGATGGCGCGAGGGAGGGGGCGTTCTGGCAGGGCGACCGGTTGATCTGGCGCTTCGCTGGTGACGAGGTGGAACTCCTGCACCGGTCCGAGTTCCCCCTGGCTGGGCTGCATGCGGTCTACGATGCGCTGGCAGCCGCCGCAGCAGCCCTGCTGCGCGGTGCTGCCCCACCCCATGCGCGCCTCGGCCTGGCGACGGCCCAGCCGGTGCCGCACCGGCTCGAGCGGGTCGCAACGCTCGCTGGCGTCGAGTTCATCAACGACACGGCCGCGACGGCTCCGGCGGCAGTCCTGGCGGCACTGGAGGCGTTCGCCGGCCGGCCGATCGTGTTGATCGGTGGTGGTGCAGCCAAAGGAGTGGCGCTGGACGAGCTGGCCCGGGTCGTGGCAGCGCGCACCGAGGCGGTCGTGCTGCTCGACGGGACGGCGACGGCGGGGTACGAGGCAGCGCTCCGCCAGCATGGGGCGCGGGTTTTCGGCCCGTATCGCTCGATGGACGAAGCGGTGAGACAGGCCGCGACCCTCGCCCCACCTGGCGGTGTCGTGCTGCTCTCACCGGGATGCGCGAGTTTCGGCCTCTTCCGCGACGAGTTCCATCGTGGCGAGGCGTTCCGCGCGGCCGTGGCGCGGCTGGTCGAAGAACGAGGAGGAGCCCGGTGA
- the murC gene encoding UDP-N-acetylmuramate--L-alanine ligase, which translates to MSRVRLPAQLETVRSLHFLGIGGAGMSGLAELAVAAGFQVSGCDAAETPLLERLRERGIAVYSGHDPQHVQQADLLVVTSAVRADHPEVAAFASRRRPIVKRAALLGWLASGYRTIAVAGTHGKSTTSAMIALVLEEAARSPSFAIGAEVLDLGGSNARLGSGEDFVVEADEYDYSFLLLEPEVAVVLNVDHDHPDLFPDHASVVRAFRSFLARVRPQGTVVLSADDAVTSGFVRALRASAQRVVTFGSDRQADFRVLPDGTLRDPEGTCWRLTLAVPGWHNRLNAAAAVAAVGALGVPVPLALEALARFHGVGRRFQEVGMTSGARLIVDYAHHPREVAATLQAARERFPTARVWAVFQPHTYTRTLRFLDEFARALENADLVVVTDVYAARERPLPGVDAEALARRIGRVPAIAVPDPSAAAQAVAAGIQAGDVVLFLGAGDIWKAAQALREDSRDAGTR; encoded by the coding sequence ATGAGTCGAGTTCGCTTGCCAGCACAACTGGAGACGGTGCGGTCGCTGCACTTCCTCGGCATCGGTGGTGCGGGGATGAGCGGCCTGGCCGAGCTGGCGGTCGCAGCTGGCTTTCAGGTGTCCGGCTGCGATGCTGCTGAGACGCCTCTGCTGGAGCGGCTGCGCGAGCGAGGGATCGCGGTCTACAGCGGACACGATCCGCAACACGTCCAGCAGGCGGATCTACTGGTGGTGACGAGCGCGGTGCGAGCCGACCATCCCGAGGTGGCAGCGTTCGCGAGCCGGCGTCGCCCGATCGTCAAGCGAGCCGCTTTGCTCGGCTGGCTGGCGAGCGGGTACCGGACGATCGCGGTGGCCGGTACGCACGGCAAGAGTACGACGAGCGCGATGATCGCGCTAGTTCTCGAGGAGGCCGCTCGGTCACCCAGCTTCGCGATCGGTGCCGAGGTGCTCGATCTCGGTGGGAGCAATGCCCGGCTCGGGAGCGGGGAGGATTTCGTGGTCGAGGCGGACGAGTACGATTACAGTTTTCTCCTCCTCGAGCCGGAGGTGGCTGTCGTGCTCAATGTCGACCATGACCACCCTGACCTCTTTCCCGACCATGCGAGCGTGGTCCGTGCGTTCCGGAGTTTTCTCGCCCGCGTGCGTCCGCAGGGTACCGTCGTCCTTTCGGCCGACGATGCGGTGACGAGCGGGTTCGTTCGTGCGCTGCGGGCGAGCGCACAGCGTGTCGTCACCTTCGGAAGCGATAGGCAGGCTGATTTCCGCGTCCTGCCGGACGGAACGCTCCGTGATCCAGAAGGTACCTGCTGGCGGCTCACGCTCGCTGTCCCGGGCTGGCACAATCGGCTCAACGCTGCGGCGGCCGTCGCCGCTGTCGGAGCGTTGGGGGTTCCGGTACCGCTCGCGCTAGAGGCCCTGGCCCGCTTCCACGGTGTCGGACGTCGCTTCCAGGAGGTAGGAATGACCTCTGGTGCCCGATTGATCGTCGACTACGCGCATCACCCGCGCGAGGTCGCTGCGACGCTGCAGGCAGCGCGCGAACGTTTTCCGACTGCGCGGGTCTGGGCCGTGTTCCAGCCGCACACCTACACGCGGACACTGCGTTTTCTCGACGAGTTCGCTCGTGCCCTGGAGAACGCTGATCTCGTGGTCGTCACGGATGTCTACGCAGCCCGCGAGCGACCGCTCCCGGGCGTCGATGCCGAAGCGCTCGCTCGCCGCATCGGGCGGGTCCCGGCGATCGCCGTACCCGATCCGAGCGCGGCTGCACAGGCAGTGGCAGCTGGAATCCAGGCTGGCGATGTGGTGTTGTTTCTCGGTGCAGGCGACATCTGGAAGGCTGCTCAGGCATTGCGAGAGGATAGCCGTGATGCCGGCACGCGCTGA